A window from Spirochaetota bacterium encodes these proteins:
- the pstB gene encoding phosphate ABC transporter ATP-binding protein PstB, whose translation MEEKISVKNLTFYYGNNPAVTEISLPVYKNTVLALIGPSGCGKSTFIRCINRMNDIIANTRVEGELLIDGMSIYDRNYDVTRLRRRVGMVFQKSNPFPKSIFENIAYGLRINGLKNRYDIESRVKSSLKNTALWEEVKDRLNESALELSGGQQQRLCIARTIAIEPEIILMDEPASALDPISTQKIEELIQDLKKRYTIVIVTHNMHQAARVSDYTAFFYMGRLIELNRTDIIFTKPDNEMTENYVTGKFG comes from the coding sequence ATGGAAGAAAAAATCTCCGTAAAAAACCTTACATTCTATTACGGGAACAATCCCGCGGTCACCGAAATAAGCCTCCCGGTGTATAAAAACACCGTCCTCGCGCTCATCGGGCCGTCAGGCTGCGGCAAATCGACCTTCATCCGGTGCATCAACCGCATGAACGACATCATCGCCAATACCCGCGTGGAGGGGGAGCTCCTTATCGATGGCATGTCAATCTACGACCGCAACTACGATGTGACACGGCTCCGCCGCAGGGTCGGCATGGTCTTCCAGAAATCGAATCCCTTTCCGAAATCCATCTTCGAGAACATCGCCTATGGCCTGCGCATAAACGGGCTGAAAAACCGCTATGATATAGAGAGCCGCGTGAAATCCTCGCTCAAGAACACCGCTCTCTGGGAAGAGGTGAAAGACCGTCTGAACGAGTCAGCCCTCGAGCTTTCGGGCGGCCAGCAGCAGCGCTTGTGCATAGCGCGCACCATCGCCATCGAACCGGAAATCATTTTAATGGATGAACCCGCCTCGGCGCTCGATCCCATTTCCACACAGAAGATCGAAGAGCTCATCCAGGACCTCAAGAAGCGGTACACCATCGTTATCGTGACCCACAACATGCATCAGGCGGCCCGCGTGAGCGACTACACGGCGTTTTTTTATATGGGAAGGTTGATCGAGCTCAACAGGACCGATATCATATTCACAAAGCCCGACAACGAAATGACTGAAAACTACGTAACCGGAAAATTCGGTTGA
- the phoU gene encoding phosphate signaling complex protein PhoU, producing the protein MPTHLEQNLENIRSKVFEMADIAIEAIGRSIQSLKKSDVRMAEEVLQRDTVLDQLEIAIDEECIRILVTRQPAAADLRLVLSLLKINTDLERIGDLATNIARETIRLDGKPTLKPLVDLPVMAKMCIEMIKDSFQAITEKNVALAKSVIGRDRDIDDLNTQVYRELISYMLENPHTITQALGLIMVSKALERIGDHATNISEKAVYIIEGLDIRHQ; encoded by the coding sequence ATGCCCACCCACCTGGAACAGAACCTGGAGAACATCCGCAGCAAGGTCTTCGAGATGGCCGATATCGCCATAGAGGCTATCGGGCGTTCGATCCAATCGCTCAAGAAAAGCGACGTTCGCATGGCGGAGGAGGTTCTGCAGCGCGACACAGTGCTCGACCAGCTCGAAATCGCCATCGACGAGGAATGCATACGGATACTCGTCACCAGACAGCCCGCCGCGGCCGATCTTCGTCTGGTGCTGTCACTTTTAAAGATCAATACCGACCTCGAACGCATCGGCGACCTCGCGACGAACATCGCGCGCGAGACCATCCGTCTCGACGGCAAACCGACCCTCAAACCCCTCGTGGACCTGCCGGTCATGGCGAAGATGTGCATCGAGATGATCAAGGACTCGTTCCAGGCCATAACCGAGAAGAACGTTGCGCTCGCCAAAAGCGTAATTGGCCGCGACAGGGACATCGACGACCTCAATACTCAGGTTTACCGCGAGCTCATCTCGTACATGCTTGAGAACCCGCATACCATCACCCAGGCGCTCGGGCTCATCATGGTATCGAAGGCCCTCGAGCGTATTGGGGACCACGCGACGAATATCTCCGAAAAAGCTGTGTACATCATCGAAGGCCTGGATATACGCCACCAGTAA
- a CDS encoding response regulator, protein MKKKIFVVDDEKDIQEILKVNLSLQNFDVRVFSSGEDALAELKNGLPDLILLDIMMDGMDGFEFCKTLRTNADYRDVPVIFLSAKTEEFDRVLGLELGGDDYISKPFSIKEIGARVKAVLRRTDTMTRQILIEKKIAYKGVELFPEKYALKIDGKSVKLTKTEFEILFLFLRHQEKIFTRDNIIDSIRGDDVYVIDRTIDVHIMNLRKKLGKYKNIISTFSGVGYGFRE, encoded by the coding sequence ATGAAGAAAAAGATTTTTGTCGTCGACGACGAGAAGGACATCCAGGAAATCCTGAAGGTGAACCTCTCGCTTCAGAACTTCGACGTGCGCGTGTTTTCCTCCGGCGAGGATGCCCTGGCCGAGCTTAAAAACGGCCTGCCCGACCTTATCCTGCTCGACATCATGATGGATGGGATGGACGGTTTCGAATTCTGTAAAACGCTGCGTACGAACGCCGATTACAGGGATGTCCCCGTTATATTTCTCTCGGCCAAAACCGAGGAGTTTGACAGGGTCCTCGGGCTCGAGCTCGGTGGCGACGACTATATTTCAAAGCCATTCAGCATTAAGGAGATCGGCGCCCGCGTCAAGGCGGTGCTCAGACGGACCGACACCATGACGCGGCAGATACTCATCGAAAAGAAGATCGCCTACAAGGGCGTCGAGCTGTTTCCCGAGAAATACGCCCTCAAGATAGACGGCAAGAGCGTCAAACTCACCAAGACCGAGTTCGAGATACTCTTTCTTTTTCTCAGACACCAGGAGAAGATATTCACCCGCGACAACATCATCGACAGTATCCGCGGAGACGACGTATACGTGATCGATCGGACCATCGACGTGCATATAATGAACCTCAGAAAAAAGCTCGGCAAATATAAAAACATCATTAGCACATTTTCAGGCGTCGGCTACGGCTTCAGGGAATAA
- a CDS encoding ATP-binding protein codes for MNKFRYKMIFFYTALTFVIGLFFFFFFIDLARNTHLSIIRKNLAEKAKLTEVFLERGGTLHARDFRALNDEVRRISSIINLRVSVIDLNGNVRGDSSRDVETLDNHYFRKEVRQSIEEGHGESMRYSNSLRTEMLYSALRSNGYIIRLAKPLDEIDQSVARVRNISMSVIGGLLLLAFLVNMAISKVITRPLNETIDFVEDFAHGDLARRIFNYSDDEVGRLQKSLNRLADSMQDKINTLVLEQNKLEVTIENINDGIAVIDGNKKIVLLNKAFSVLMEMKTRPHGRYFYETIRNSTLNASIERSLADGDKSRFEMELLSGVSLEVNINPIREEKTLQGVLIVVHDATERKRIMRIKTELVGNLSHELKTPITILKGYLETIREHLHDPVSTAGFLEKALLNIDRQNSIINDMLKLNMLETAPVFPLEQISVVDIITNCVNILAPKIRERGITLVPELGDSRLEVKGNRFLVEEVFFNLIDNAINYNRPGGSIGVTAEIRPASLVISVTDTGIGIPEESRERIFERFYRVDKSRSRATGGTGLGLSIVKHTVDLLGWEISVKSGIAGTAFVVEIPYAT; via the coding sequence TTGAACAAATTCAGATATAAAATGATATTCTTTTATACGGCTTTGACGTTTGTCATCGGACTGTTCTTTTTCTTTTTTTTCATCGACCTGGCAAGGAACACTCACCTGTCTATCATCCGAAAGAACCTCGCCGAAAAGGCCAAACTCACGGAGGTCTTTCTTGAGCGCGGCGGCACCTTGCATGCGCGCGATTTTCGCGCGCTGAACGACGAGGTTCGACGTATCTCCTCGATAATCAATCTACGCGTCAGTGTGATCGATTTGAACGGGAATGTGCGCGGGGACTCCTCCCGGGACGTGGAAACCCTCGACAATCACTACTTCAGAAAAGAGGTCCGGCAGAGCATCGAGGAAGGCCACGGTGAGAGCATGCGCTACAGCAATTCCCTTCGAACCGAAATGCTCTACAGCGCCCTGAGGAGCAACGGTTATATCATACGTCTCGCAAAACCCCTGGATGAAATCGATCAGAGCGTGGCGCGCGTTCGCAACATCAGCATGTCAGTAATAGGCGGGCTCCTCCTTCTGGCGTTTCTCGTAAACATGGCCATCTCGAAGGTCATAACCAGGCCCCTCAACGAAACAATCGATTTCGTCGAGGATTTCGCCCATGGCGACCTTGCCAGGCGCATATTCAACTACAGCGACGACGAGGTGGGCAGGCTCCAGAAGTCGCTTAACCGCCTCGCGGACTCCATGCAGGACAAAATCAACACGCTCGTTCTTGAACAGAACAAACTCGAAGTCACAATCGAGAACATCAACGACGGCATCGCCGTTATCGATGGCAATAAAAAGATAGTGCTTTTGAACAAAGCCTTCAGCGTCCTTATGGAAATGAAGACCCGGCCTCACGGCAGGTATTTTTACGAGACGATCAGGAACAGCACCCTTAACGCGAGCATTGAAAGGAGCCTTGCTGACGGGGACAAATCGCGCTTCGAGATGGAACTGCTCAGCGGTGTGAGCCTGGAGGTCAATATCAACCCCATCCGCGAGGAGAAGACTCTGCAGGGCGTCCTCATCGTAGTGCACGACGCCACCGAACGCAAACGGATCATGCGCATAAAAACCGAGCTGGTCGGCAACCTTTCGCACGAACTCAAGACGCCGATCACCATACTGAAAGGATACCTGGAAACGATCCGCGAGCACCTTCACGACCCGGTTTCCACCGCCGGCTTTCTCGAAAAGGCGCTGCTCAACATCGACCGCCAGAACTCGATTATCAACGACATGCTCAAGCTCAATATGCTCGAGACCGCCCCGGTCTTCCCGCTTGAACAGATAAGCGTGGTCGACATCATCACCAACTGCGTCAATATCCTCGCACCAAAGATACGCGAGCGGGGCATTACCCTCGTACCCGAGCTCGGCGATTCCCGGCTGGAGGTCAAGGGCAACCGATTTCTTGTTGAGGAGGTCTTCTTCAACCTTATCGACAACGCCATTAACTATAACAGGCCCGGCGGGAGCATAGGAGTAACAGCCGAAATACGGCCGGCATCGCTCGTCATCTCCGTTACTGATACCGGAATCGGCATTCCCGAGGAATCACGCGAGCGCATTTTCGAGCGTTTTTACCGGGTGGATAAAAGCCGGTCGCGCGCGACGGGAGGCACCGGACTCGGGCTATCAATCGTCAAACACACGGTCGATCTGCTGGGCTGGGAGATCTCGGTAAAATCAGGCATTGCGGGAACGGCGTTCGTGGTTGAGATCCCGTATGCCACGTGA
- the pstA gene encoding phosphate ABC transporter permease PstA, giving the protein MVRTTSHSGGDPFKEAGKLKHRADIVEKVMFALMRFFSFVVLVFLVLLLGYIFKEGASAISLSFLTEMPRNEMREGGILPAILGTFYLMVGASVISIPIGIVTAIYLSEYASNPRMVKIIRLGINNLAGVPSVVFGLFGLGLFVVYFGFGVSILAGSLTLGILNLPVIIRSTEEALITVPRTFREASLSLGATRWQTIYKIVIPNALPGILTGVMLSLARAAGETAPIMFTAAAFYTPTLPDSIFSEVMALPYHIFVMATAGLYIDETRHIQYGTAIVLIMLVLLLNLAGLITRYRFRKRMKGNL; this is encoded by the coding sequence ATGGTGCGAACTACTTCACATTCGGGCGGGGATCCATTTAAAGAAGCTGGAAAGCTGAAACACAGGGCTGACATCGTAGAAAAGGTGATGTTCGCCCTGATGCGTTTTTTTTCTTTCGTGGTACTTGTATTTCTCGTGCTCTTGCTCGGATATATCTTCAAGGAGGGCGCGTCGGCCATATCGCTCAGCTTCCTCACGGAGATGCCGCGCAACGAAATGCGGGAGGGCGGTATTCTGCCCGCGATCCTGGGGACATTTTATCTGATGGTAGGCGCTTCGGTAATTTCGATTCCAATCGGCATCGTCACCGCTATCTACCTCTCCGAGTACGCCAGCAATCCCCGGATGGTGAAGATCATCCGTCTGGGCATCAATAATCTCGCCGGGGTGCCATCGGTCGTGTTCGGGCTGTTCGGACTGGGACTCTTTGTCGTGTATTTCGGTTTCGGAGTGTCGATACTCGCCGGATCGCTCACGCTCGGCATCCTGAACCTCCCGGTCATCATACGCTCGACCGAGGAGGCGCTGATTACGGTGCCCAGAACATTCCGCGAGGCGTCGCTTTCGCTCGGCGCGACCAGGTGGCAGACCATCTACAAGATCGTTATTCCAAACGCACTTCCGGGCATACTCACCGGCGTGATGCTGTCACTCGCAAGGGCGGCCGGCGAGACGGCGCCCATAATGTTCACCGCGGCGGCTTTCTATACGCCGACACTGCCCGATTCGATATTCAGTGAAGTGATGGCCCTGCCGTACCATATTTTCGTCATGGCAACGGCCGGGCTTTACATCGACGAGACGCGGCATATACAGTACGGTACGGCGATAGTCCTGATCATGCTCGTTCTTCTCCTCAACCTCGCGGGCCTTATCACCCGGTACCGTTTTCGCAAACGGATGAAGGGAAACCTGTGA
- the pstC gene encoding phosphate ABC transporter permease subunit PstC, producing MKKSAFPTGSILYDAILSKLFFVVGLSCLVFLLLIMIFLVIEGLPLFKTVRVSDFLFGTSWYPTYSPPRFGVAPLIIASLAVTLLASVFAVPLSLAVAVYLAELANPTAKEIIKPVIEIIASIPSVVIGFFGMVVVAPFLQNHFDIDTGLNMTNAAIMLAFMAVPTIASISEDAISSVPISLKEASYALGANRWQTIFHITLPASLSGIWTAIILGISRVIGETMVVLMVAGGAGIIPGSLFDPIRPLTANIAAEMAEAAHRGDHYYALFAIAIILFVITMIFNIIADYLSNKYKFKEM from the coding sequence ATGAAAAAATCGGCTTTTCCAACGGGAAGTATCCTGTACGACGCTATCCTGAGCAAACTCTTTTTCGTGGTCGGACTGAGCTGTCTGGTTTTTTTGCTTCTGATCATGATCTTTCTTGTGATCGAGGGTCTCCCTCTGTTCAAGACAGTCCGGGTGAGCGACTTCCTCTTCGGCACGAGCTGGTATCCCACGTATTCGCCCCCCCGGTTTGGTGTCGCACCGCTCATCATTGCGTCGCTGGCGGTAACCCTGCTCGCCAGCGTCTTCGCCGTGCCGCTCAGCCTTGCAGTGGCGGTGTACCTTGCCGAGCTTGCCAATCCGACGGCAAAGGAGATTATCAAGCCGGTCATCGAAATCATAGCGTCCATACCGTCGGTAGTCATCGGGTTTTTCGGCATGGTCGTGGTCGCCCCGTTTCTACAAAACCACTTCGACATAGACACGGGGCTCAACATGACCAACGCGGCCATCATGCTCGCCTTTATGGCGGTCCCGACCATCGCCAGCATCTCGGAGGACGCCATTTCCTCGGTCCCCATCAGCCTGAAGGAGGCCTCGTATGCGCTGGGGGCGAACCGGTGGCAGACAATCTTTCACATCACCCTGCCGGCCTCGCTCTCGGGAATCTGGACGGCGATCATACTGGGCATATCGAGGGTCATCGGCGAGACGATGGTGGTGCTGATGGTGGCAGGTGGCGCCGGGATCATCCCCGGGTCGTTATTCGATCCTATACGGCCGCTCACGGCCAATATCGCGGCGGAGATGGCGGAGGCTGCGCATCGGGGAGACCATTATTACGCGCTCTTTGCCATCGCTATCATTCTCTTCGTTATCACGATGATCTTTAACATAATCGCCGATTACCTTTCGAACAAATATAAATTCAAGGAAATGTAG
- a CDS encoding DUF1573 domain-containing protein encodes MLAGCDVPQARFASTTHDFGQTEQNRELRHVFRFTNAGGSPLIIHKIHPGUGCTVFLLSEKEIPAGGEGRIEITLDTGHRTGKIVKHITVYTNDPQKTSVRLSVEATVARREKPRREGR; translated from the coding sequence ATGCTGGCAGGATGCGATGTTCCACAGGCGCGCTTCGCGTCTACAACGCACGATTTCGGCCAGACCGAACAGAACCGCGAGTTGCGGCACGTTTTCCGGTTTACGAACGCCGGAGGCTCGCCGCTTATAATTCACAAGATTCATCCCGGATGAGGCTGCACCGTTTTCCTTCTCTCCGAGAAGGAAATCCCCGCCGGCGGCGAGGGACGGATTGAAATAACGCTCGACACGGGGCACAGGACCGGAAAGATCGTGAAGCATATAACCGTCTACACCAACGATCCGCAAAAAACTTCCGTCCGGCTCAGCGTCGAAGCGACCGTAGCGAGACGGGAAAAGCCGCGCCGGGAGGGCCGATGA
- the glgX gene encoding glycogen debranching protein GlgX: protein MNNTWVTLPGLPLPLGAKLDKNGAQFSIFSRHAFSVRLVLFEPGNGKSGEILLDPVCNRTGDIWHIWVEGIREGQAYGYRIDGPYVPGRGHRYNRNKLLLDPYARAVTGSFKWDLSDARGFDPDSPLADLSFSTKDSAPAAPKSIVIDTQFDWYDRQIGNSFQNSVIYELHVKGFTYHKSSNITHRGTFKGLTEKIPYLKDLGVTAVELMPIQEFDEDENTLVNPRTGERLKNYWGYSTFSFFAPRGRYSSAGSSGEQYEEFKEMVRDFHNAGIEVILDIVFNHTAEGDHLGPTLCFRGIDNSVYYMLKEDRRYYQNFSGCGNTFNCNHPLVRDFILDCLRYWVVEMHIDGFRFDLASILGRDQDGNMLNNPPLIERISEDPILRNAKVIAEAWDAGGAYQVGDFPGRWAEWNGKFRDDVRRFWRGDGGSVAGFATRLAGSSDLYWVKDSPLHSINFVTCHDGFTLNDLFCYGEKLNIENGEDNRDGENHNLGWNCGHEGPDAPPEVERLRRRMIKNMLATLFVSQGVPMLLAGDEFRRTQRGNNNAYCQDNEISWIDWTFLEKNHEIFRFCKNIIRFRMEHIILRKKGFFNGSTVEGFTSADIEWHGHEGNAPDWGEDSRQIACLISGEYAVRKNGEPDNDIYMAFNAGDRDLEFLVPDAPSGRLWRIAVETAKDAPDDIHENGKEPALGPGTIKVEHHSMVVLLA from the coding sequence ATGAACAACACATGGGTAACGCTGCCAGGCTTACCCCTTCCGTTGGGCGCGAAGCTTGATAAAAACGGTGCGCAGTTTTCCATTTTCAGCCGCCATGCTTTTTCGGTCAGGCTGGTGCTTTTTGAACCGGGGAACGGCAAAAGCGGGGAGATATTGCTCGATCCCGTGTGCAACAGGACCGGTGATATCTGGCATATCTGGGTGGAGGGAATTCGCGAAGGACAGGCCTACGGCTATCGCATCGACGGCCCATACGTACCCGGCCGGGGCCACCGCTACAACCGCAACAAGCTCCTCCTCGATCCGTACGCACGTGCGGTAACCGGAAGCTTCAAGTGGGACCTTTCCGACGCCCGTGGCTTCGACCCGGATTCGCCCCTTGCAGATCTCTCGTTTTCGACGAAGGACAGCGCGCCTGCGGCTCCCAAGAGCATCGTTATCGACACGCAGTTCGACTGGTACGACCGCCAGATAGGCAACTCCTTCCAAAACAGCGTAATATACGAGCTCCATGTAAAAGGTTTCACTTACCATAAATCGTCGAACATTACGCACAGGGGCACTTTCAAGGGCCTTACGGAGAAGATCCCGTATCTGAAAGATCTCGGCGTAACGGCGGTTGAGCTCATGCCGATCCAGGAATTCGACGAAGACGAAAACACCCTTGTCAATCCGCGTACGGGCGAGCGGCTTAAGAATTACTGGGGTTACAGCACCTTCTCCTTTTTCGCTCCGAGGGGCCGGTACTCATCGGCGGGCTCATCGGGAGAACAATACGAAGAATTCAAGGAGATGGTGCGCGATTTCCACAACGCAGGAATCGAGGTGATCCTCGACATCGTATTCAATCACACCGCCGAGGGCGACCACCTCGGCCCCACCCTCTGTTTTCGCGGCATAGACAATTCCGTCTATTACATGTTAAAGGAGGACCGCCGCTACTACCAGAATTTCTCGGGGTGCGGCAACACCTTCAACTGCAACCACCCGCTGGTGCGCGATTTCATACTGGACTGTCTGCGCTACTGGGTCGTCGAAATGCATATTGACGGATTCCGCTTCGACCTCGCATCCATACTCGGCCGCGATCAGGACGGTAACATGTTGAACAATCCTCCCCTCATCGAGCGAATATCCGAGGACCCCATCCTGCGAAACGCCAAGGTAATCGCCGAGGCATGGGATGCGGGCGGCGCCTATCAGGTCGGTGATTTCCCCGGAAGGTGGGCCGAATGGAACGGCAAATTCCGCGACGACGTCCGGCGTTTCTGGCGGGGGGACGGCGGCTCAGTCGCCGGGTTCGCCACGCGGCTTGCCGGGAGCTCCGACCTGTACTGGGTCAAGGACAGCCCGCTGCACAGCATCAACTTCGTAACCTGTCACGACGGGTTTACGCTCAACGACCTTTTCTGCTATGGCGAAAAGCTCAACATCGAAAACGGGGAGGATAACCGGGACGGCGAAAACCACAACCTCGGCTGGAACTGCGGGCACGAGGGACCGGACGCCCCTCCGGAAGTGGAGCGCCTGCGCCGCCGCATGATCAAGAACATGCTCGCGACCCTGTTCGTTTCTCAGGGCGTGCCGATGCTTTTGGCGGGCGACGAGTTCAGGAGAACACAGCGCGGAAACAACAATGCCTACTGTCAGGACAACGAAATATCGTGGATCGACTGGACTTTTCTCGAAAAAAACCATGAAATATTCCGATTCTGCAAAAACATCATCCGATTCCGCATGGAGCACATCATCCTCCGAAAAAAAGGCTTTTTCAACGGCTCGACTGTCGAAGGCTTCACCTCCGCCGATATCGAATGGCACGGTCACGAAGGAAACGCCCCCGACTGGGGCGAGGACAGCCGGCAGATCGCCTGCCTTATCAGCGGCGAGTACGCGGTTCGCAAAAACGGCGAACCCGACAATGATATCTATATGGCCTTTAACGCTGGCGACAGGGACCTCGAATTCCTGGTCCCCGACGCGCCTTCCGGGCGTTTGTGGCGTATCGCGGTCGAAACCGCAAAGGACGCACCCGACGACATCCACGAAAATGGGAAGGAGCCCGCGCTGGGCCCCGGCACAATTAAAGTCGAACATCATTCCATGGTCGTTTTACTTGCGTGA
- a CDS encoding diguanylate cyclase, giving the protein MGSDWLVAGFMYGICIKRLGFVLFSLALLSACGDRARGAVVPEAVKGLMDLGAWNFERDGVVRLDGEWEFHWQSAPGNSHAPNSPVKQYVRMPGSWNKILVDGKTAGGTGYAAYRLRLILPPGERRLAFSFPDLDTAYILMIDGERICSGGTFGTCADASKPEWVPRVCDYASRGGGAEVALFISNFHHLRGGPANSIVFGLEEDIRVIREKSIAFEMFLFGSILIISLYHFGLYLLRRKDPSPLFFSLFGMCIGVRGLASGQYYLTHIWSSIPWEILVKVSYASIYCGPAFFTMFLRSLFPDEFDRRIVRAYQVSAILLTAVVVFTPALVFTHALRAFQALIVAGCVYALYVLIKAASRGREGAVIFVAGFIFLFAAIVNDLLHNNQVIQTAYLTSFGLFFFMFSQTMLLSIRFSRAFREVETLLEEKGDLEDANLMLESLSFLDDLTAIPNRRRFSEFVNREWRRSARNRTTLALIMIDIDFFKLFNDNYGHRAGDEVLQKVAMALPEALKRPGDFVARYGGEEFVVVLPDTDIEGALVIAEAMRREIEELGIPHGYSAVSDRLTVSLGVAGMPAERDSSPRLLIEAADAALYRAKQAGRNRVEA; this is encoded by the coding sequence ATGGGCTCTGATTGGCTGGTTGCGGGGTTTATGTACGGCATTTGCATCAAAAGACTTGGTTTTGTGCTGTTTTCTCTGGCGCTGTTAAGCGCCTGTGGTGATCGCGCGCGGGGAGCGGTTGTCCCGGAGGCCGTGAAGGGCTTGATGGATCTGGGAGCATGGAACTTTGAGCGTGACGGCGTCGTTCGACTTGACGGAGAATGGGAGTTTCACTGGCAATCTGCCCCTGGCAACTCGCATGCGCCGAACTCTCCGGTGAAACAGTATGTCCGCATGCCGGGAAGCTGGAATAAAATTCTTGTCGACGGCAAAACTGCCGGCGGGACCGGGTACGCCGCGTACCGCCTCAGGCTGATTCTCCCGCCGGGCGAGCGGCGTCTCGCCTTCAGCTTTCCGGACCTGGACACCGCCTATATACTTATGATTGATGGAGAACGGATATGTTCGGGCGGAACCTTCGGCACCTGTGCGGATGCGTCGAAGCCTGAATGGGTCCCAAGGGTATGCGATTACGCCTCCCGCGGGGGTGGAGCGGAGGTCGCGCTTTTTATCTCAAATTTTCACCATCTCAGAGGCGGGCCCGCCAACAGTATAGTGTTCGGGCTCGAGGAGGATATCCGAGTAATCCGTGAAAAGAGCATCGCGTTCGAGATGTTTCTTTTCGGCAGCATCCTCATTATATCCTTGTACCACTTCGGCCTTTACCTGCTTCGCAGAAAGGACCCATCGCCGCTCTTTTTCAGCCTGTTCGGGATGTGCATCGGTGTACGGGGCCTGGCCTCCGGGCAATACTATCTGACACATATCTGGTCGTCCATTCCCTGGGAAATTCTGGTCAAGGTGTCCTATGCGAGCATATACTGCGGCCCGGCGTTTTTCACCATGTTTCTGCGTTCACTCTTTCCCGATGAGTTCGACCGGCGCATCGTGCGCGCGTACCAGGTGTCGGCAATACTCCTGACTGCGGTTGTGGTATTCACGCCGGCGCTGGTATTCACGCATGCGCTTCGGGCATTTCAGGCGCTCATTGTCGCCGGGTGCGTGTACGCGTTGTACGTATTGATTAAGGCCGCGTCGCGTGGCAGGGAAGGAGCCGTGATTTTTGTAGCGGGATTCATTTTTCTCTTCGCGGCAATAGTTAACGATCTGCTCCACAATAACCAGGTTATCCAGACAGCCTATCTGACATCATTTGGATTGTTCTTCTTTATGTTCTCGCAGACGATGCTTCTGTCGATTCGTTTCTCGCGGGCGTTCAGGGAGGTGGAAACCCTGCTCGAGGAGAAGGGCGATCTCGAGGACGCGAACCTGATGCTGGAGAGCCTGTCCTTCCTCGACGACCTGACGGCGATTCCAAACCGGAGGAGGTTCAGTGAATTTGTAAACCGCGAATGGCGGCGTTCGGCGAGAAATCGGACCACTCTGGCGCTTATAATGATAGACATTGACTTTTTCAAGCTCTTCAACGACAACTACGGCCATCGCGCCGGCGACGAGGTGCTGCAGAAAGTCGCGATGGCACTGCCGGAGGCGCTGAAGCGGCCGGGAGATTTCGTGGCGCGCTACGGCGGAGAGGAATTCGTGGTCGTACTGCCTGATACGGACATCGAAGGGGCGCTCGTCATCGCCGAAGCAATGCGCCGGGAGATCGAGGAGCTTGGCATCCCACACGGTTATTCCGCCGTATCGGACAGGCTTACCGTAAGCCTCGGTGTGGCCGGCATGCCGGCGGAGCGTGACTCGTCCCCGCGGCTGCTCATTGAAGCGGCGGACGCGGCGTTGTACAGGGCGAAGCAGGCCGGGCGCAATCGCGTGGAAGCATAG